A section of the Ranitomeya imitator isolate aRanImi1 chromosome 7, aRanImi1.pri, whole genome shotgun sequence genome encodes:
- the LOC138645565 gene encoding bolA-like protein 2: MAADGAICAETLKEKLMRELQAEHVEVEDTSPNHCSTSFRVLVVSAQFEGKALLQRHRLVNSCLAEELKIIHAFEQKTLTPAQWEQDKQK, translated from the exons ATGGCTGCGGACGGCGCAATATGTGCGGAGACCCTGAAGGAGAAACTGATGCGGGAGCTGCAGGCGGAACATGTG GAAGTAGAAGACACGTCCCCAAATCATTGCTCCACCAGCTTCCGGGTGTTAGTGGTCTCAGCACAGTTTGAAGGAAAAGCGCTGCTCCAAAGGCACAG GCTTGTTAATAGCTGTCTTGCAGAAGAGCTGAAGATCATTCACGCCTTTGAACAGAAGACACTGACTCCAGCACAATGGGAACAAGACAAGCAAAAGTGA